One Choloepus didactylus isolate mChoDid1 chromosome 8, mChoDid1.pri, whole genome shotgun sequence DNA window includes the following coding sequences:
- the LOC119542722 gene encoding olfactory receptor 6C74-like, producing the protein MINHTKPTVFILLGLTDSSNWQIMLFLFLFITYIFSILGNLTIITLTLLDSHLKTPMYFFLRNFSLLEISMTSTCIPKFLVSLASKDKTITYNACAIQLFLVILFGASEFFLLAAMSYDRYVAICKPLHYTTIMSNTICTKLVFSSWLAAFLEVFPGLMMGLQLDFCAEIIIDHFLCDYGPVLQLSCTDTSYLEIFCFTLSIVTLLVTLMLVIISYTLIIRTILKIPSAQKRKKAFSTCSSHMIVLCISYGSCIFMYIKPNAQERVALNKGVAVLNTSVAPLLNPFIYTLRNKQVKQAFRDNVRKMFSFFPSKFCLKKKK; encoded by the coding sequence ATGATAAACCATACAAAGCCAACAGTGTTCATTCTGCTGGGGTTGACGGATAGTTCAAACTGGCAAatcatgttatttctttttctatttataacCTATATTTTTAGTATCTTAGGAAACCTGACAATCATCACCCTAACTCTCCTTGATTCCCACCTTAAAAcacccatgtatttttttctaaggAACTTTTCCCTTTTAGAAATTTCAATGACGTCAACTTGTATTCCTAAATTCTTGGTCAGCCTAGCatcaaaagacaaaacaattaccTATAATGCTTGTGCAATCCAGTTATTTCTGGTCATTTTATTTGGAGCATCAGAGTTCTTCTTACTAGCAGCCAtgtcctatgaccgctatgtggccatctgcaaacCCCTGCATTATACAACCATCATGAGCAACACCATCTGCACCAAGCTGGTCTTTAGTTCTTGGTTGGCTGCCTTTCTAGAAGTCTTCCCGGGTCTCATGATGGGTCTCCAGCTGGACTTCTGTGCTGAAATCATCATTGATCATTTTCTATGTGACTACGGCCCTGTCCTTCAGCTCTCTTGCACAGATACCAGTTACTTAGAAATCTTCTGTTTTACTTTATCCATAGTGACACTTCTTGTCACCTTAATGCTAGTGATTATCTCCTACACACTTATCATAAGGACAATTTTAAAGATTCCATctgcacagaaaagaaaaaaggcattttCCACCTGTTCTTCTCACATGATTGTCCTCTGCATTTCGTATGGAAGCTGTATCTTCATGTACATTAAGCCTAATGCACAAGAAAGGGTGGCTTTAAATAAAGGTGTAGCCGTGCTCAATACTTCAGTTGCCCCCCTCTTAAACCCTTTCATTTACACTCTGAGAAACAAGCAAGTCAAACAAGCCTTCAGAGACAATGtaagaaagatgttttctttcttcccaagTAAAttctgtctgaaaaaaaaaaaatga